The following are encoded in a window of Onthophagus taurus isolate NC chromosome 3, IU_Otau_3.0, whole genome shotgun sequence genomic DNA:
- the LOC111424037 gene encoding uncharacterized protein isoform X1, with protein MTVFKRIIQLPNVLKSMRQFHLNAVWFQNEHEKLEKINKLIGFIGDGNMAKAICKGIVDKGLISYSQVYVSSPYIKNLDIWKKFGANVTTDNSEVTDKTDIIFLAVKPHILTEALDTIYKSERCPKIKDKLFVSILAGFTIKNLEMMLEKFPGSRVIRIMPNTPMMVGEGCTVYCPGKNVKKEDIAIVRRMLEVSGLCDQVPENIINAVGALSGGGPAFVYLMIEALSDGGVRMGIHREVATRFAAQTVLGAAKMVLQTGKHTGALKDEVCSAGGSTIAGMHALERGGVRFVKTFYLKIFKMESNIFLEERLWMQSKLQLNEQRN; from the exons ATGACTGTTTTTAAACGAATAATACAACTTCCTAACGTCCTCAa ATCAATGCGACAATTTCATTTGAACGCTGTTTGGTTTCAAAATGAAcatgaaaaattggaaaaaattaataaattaattggatttattGGCGATGGGAATATGGCTAAGGCCATTTGTAAAGGAATTGTTGATAAAGGATTAATATCTTATTCCCAAGTTTACGTTTCAAGCccttacataaaaaatttggATATATGGAAAAAATTTGGGGCCAATGTTACAACCGACAATAGTGAAGTAACCGATAAAACcgatattatatttttagctGTCAAACCGCACATTTTAACGGAAGCTTTAGATACTATTTACAAAAGTGAGAGGTGCCCTAAGATAAAGGAtaaattatttgtatcaattttAGCCGGATTTACCATAAAAAATCTAGAAATG atgttAGAGAAATTTCCGGGTTCTAGAGTAATTCGAATAATGCCAAATACCCCAATGATGGTTGGAGAAGGTTGCACGGTTTATTGCCCAggaaaaaacgtcaaaaaagaGGATATAGCTATCGTAAGAAGAATGTTAGAAGTTTCCGGGTTATGTGATCAAGTtcctgaaaatattattaatgcaGTTGGAGCCTTATCCGGTGGAGGGCCAGCTTTT GTTTATTTAATGATTGAAGCTTTATCTGATGGAGGTGTTCGAATGGGAATTCACAGAGAAGTGGCAACAAGATTCGCTGCACAAACCGTTTTGGGGGCTGCAAAAATGGTTTTGCAAACTGGTAAACATACGGGGGCTTTAAAAGATGAAGTTTGTTCCGCTGGGGGTTCAACGATAGCTGGGATGCATGCTTTGGAACGCGGAGGAGTCCGGTTcgtaaaaactttttacttaaaaatatttaaaatggaatctaatatttttttagaggaGCGATTATGGATGCAGTCGAAGCTTCAGCTAAACGAGCAGCGGAATTAG
- the LOC139428857 gene encoding uncharacterized protein, producing the protein MDTYYICIIVLGPFTLGAMISASIYMKVQAKRLSEEIQRKGLVIYSVPIFVTGGLREENRPPLISPITGLPPPPPYSRNQPTTNQRQQINETYSNGPPPLYNNNLDPGFRVPINPPAYDDTQHQTIQINELPSRN; encoded by the exons ATGGATACCTattatatttgtattattgttttgGGCCCTTTTACTTTGGGCGCGATGATTTCAGCGTCGATTTATATGAAAGTACAAGCAAAAAGGCTCTCAGAGGAAATTCAACGAAAAGGTTTAGTTATTTATTCAGTTCCGATTTTTGTAACTGGAGGTTTACGAGAGGAAAATAGACCACCTTTAATTTCTCCAATAACAG gtTTACCTCCACCACCTCCGTACTCGAGGAATCAACCAACGACTAATCAACGTCAACAAATTAATGAGACATATTCAAATGGACCACCTcctttatataataataatctcgATCCCGGATTTAGAGTTCCGATAAATCCCCCTGCTTATGATGATACTCAACATCAAACCATCCAAATTAACGAACTACCCagcagaaattaa
- the LOC111424043 gene encoding superoxide dismutase [Cu-Zn]-like, with product MPSKAVCVLNGEIVKGTLFFEQQDESSAVKITGDVCGLGKGLHGFHIHEFGDNTNGCISAGAHFNPYGKDHGSPDASDRHVGDLGNIEAGDDGMAKVNITDKMISLFGANNIIGRTLVVHADPDDLGVGGHELSKTTGNAGARLACGVVGIAKL from the exons ATGCCCTCAAAAGCAGTCTGCGTATTAAACGGCGAAATCGTTAAGGGAACCCTTTTTTTCGAACAGCAG GATGAAAGTTCTGCGGTGAAAATCACCGGGGACGTATGCGGTTTAGGAAAAGGTCTTCACGGCTTCCACATTCACGAATTCGGGGATAACACCAATGGGTGCATCTCAGCTGGGGCTCACTTCAACCCCTACGGAAAAGATCATGGTTCCCCGGACGCTTCCGATCGCCATGTAGGTGATTTGGGTAACATCGAAGCTGGCGATGATGGAATGGCCAAAGTAAACATCACCGACAAAATGATTTCATTGTTTGGGGCTAATAATATTATTGGACGTACTTTGGTCGTCCATGCCGATCCTGACGATTTAGGAGTTGGGGGCCATGAGCTAAGCAAAACTACTGGTAATGCAGGAGCTAGATTAGCTTGTGGTGTTGTTGGAATCGCTAAGCTTTAA
- the LOC111424037 gene encoding uncharacterized protein isoform X2 yields MQAVGLFLSLKQFHLNRSMRQFHLNAVWFQNEHEKLEKINKLIGFIGDGNMAKAICKGIVDKGLISYSQVYVSSPYIKNLDIWKKFGANVTTDNSEVTDKTDIIFLAVKPHILTEALDTIYKSERCPKIKDKLFVSILAGFTIKNLEMMLEKFPGSRVIRIMPNTPMMVGEGCTVYCPGKNVKKEDIAIVRRMLEVSGLCDQVPENIINAVGALSGGGPAFVYLMIEALSDGGVRMGIHREVATRFAAQTVLGAAKMVLQTGKHTGALKDEVCSAGGSTIAGMHALERGGVRGAIMDAVEASAKRAAELGTIK; encoded by the exons atgcaaGCTGTTGGATTGTTTTTGAGCTTAAAACAGTTTCATTTAAACAGATCAATGCGACAATTTCATTTGAACGCTGTTTGGTTTCAAAATGAAcatgaaaaattggaaaaaattaataaattaattggatttattGGCGATGGGAATATGGCTAAGGCCATTTGTAAAGGAATTGTTGATAAAGGATTAATATCTTATTCCCAAGTTTACGTTTCAAGCccttacataaaaaatttggATATATGGAAAAAATTTGGGGCCAATGTTACAACCGACAATAGTGAAGTAACCGATAAAACcgatattatatttttagctGTCAAACCGCACATTTTAACGGAAGCTTTAGATACTATTTACAAAAGTGAGAGGTGCCCTAAGATAAAGGAtaaattatttgtatcaattttAGCCGGATTTACCATAAAAAATCTAGAAATG atgttAGAGAAATTTCCGGGTTCTAGAGTAATTCGAATAATGCCAAATACCCCAATGATGGTTGGAGAAGGTTGCACGGTTTATTGCCCAggaaaaaacgtcaaaaaagaGGATATAGCTATCGTAAGAAGAATGTTAGAAGTTTCCGGGTTATGTGATCAAGTtcctgaaaatattattaatgcaGTTGGAGCCTTATCCGGTGGAGGGCCAGCTTTT GTTTATTTAATGATTGAAGCTTTATCTGATGGAGGTGTTCGAATGGGAATTCACAGAGAAGTGGCAACAAGATTCGCTGCACAAACCGTTTTGGGGGCTGCAAAAATGGTTTTGCAAACTGGTAAACATACGGGGGCTTTAAAAGATGAAGTTTGTTCCGCTGGGGGTTCAACGATAGCTGGGATGCATGCTTTGGAACGCGGAGGAGTCCG aggaGCGATTATGGATGCAGTCGAAGCTTCAGCTAAACGAGCAGCGGAATTAGGgacaattaaataa